From the Nodularia sp. NIES-3585 genome, one window contains:
- a CDS encoding cupin, protein MLSQNWLVTGDGQCEAWEESADRLELSIGQYRLYRFLTDLEDILHKLNSDGDCDRSRHRLQEICPLVRRLLTSSEWLQGEYLEPNPETGWSVLTLYDEPDFPLTVQTVAWLPGKVSPIHNHATWGVVALISGEEKNTLWRRTNNKGSIEKAGEIILTPGEIMGFMPDAIHQVEALGDQPTISFNLYGETNYQQRFEFDPVTAIAKNF, encoded by the coding sequence ATGTTAAGTCAAAATTGGTTAGTGACAGGCGATGGCCAGTGTGAGGCGTGGGAAGAGTCGGCAGATCGTCTAGAATTATCCATAGGTCAATATCGGCTCTATCGGTTTTTAACGGATCTCGAAGATATTCTTCATAAATTAAACAGCGATGGCGACTGCGATCGCAGTCGCCATCGACTCCAAGAGATTTGTCCCCTAGTACGGCGATTGTTGACCAGTTCGGAGTGGTTGCAAGGTGAATATCTTGAACCAAATCCAGAAACAGGCTGGTCAGTACTTACCTTATATGATGAGCCGGATTTTCCCTTGACGGTGCAGACAGTCGCCTGGTTACCAGGAAAAGTTTCACCGATTCATAACCATGCTACGTGGGGAGTTGTAGCATTGATTAGTGGAGAAGAAAAAAATACGCTTTGGAGAAGGACTAATAATAAAGGTAGCATTGAAAAAGCCGGAGAGATTATTCTCACTCCAGGGGAAATTATGGGCTTTATGCCTGATGCTATTCATCAGGTTGAAGCACTCGGTGATCAACCGACTATTAGTTTTAATTTGTATGGCGAAACCAACTATCAACAGCGATTTGAATTCGATCCAGTTACGGCTATTGCCAAAAATTTTTGA
- a CDS encoding long-chain fatty acid--CoA ligase — MTNIPSAPAYLSKITKRESQELQRLVDYTNVVLLPEIWPLAATRFGDLVALHNPNSNPEVKITYTQLADNIQQFASGLQALGVKAGDRISLIADNSPRWFIADQGMMTAGAVNAVRSSQAEREELLFIVANSGSTTLVVQDLNTLDKLGDRLNDLPIQLIILISDETPPAEASPKVLNFSQLLEIGANHTLKPIQQTGDTLATLIYTSGTTGKPKGVMLSHNNILHQVKTLGTVVQPQPGDILLSILPSWHSYERSGEYFFLSQGGTQIYTNLRSVKQDLKKFKPRYMIAVPRLWESIHEGVQKQFREQPAKKQRLINFLLGMSETHIKKQRIAQGLSLNHLHASSLEKFTAKIVALSLLPFHALGERLVYAKVREAVGGRMKHVITGGGALPKHIDDFFEIIGVDILQGYGLTETSPVTNARRPWHNVRGSSGQPIPGTEVKIVDPETKVPLPVGQRGLVLLKGPQVMQGYYQNPEATAKVIDAQGWFNSGDLGWVTPENDLVLTGRAKDTIVLTNGENIEPQPIEDACLRSPYVDQLMLVGQDQRSIGALIVPNTEALAKWAESQNLQLRLSEENSSELSKSIDLESKMIQDLFRQELNREVQNRPGYRADDRIGPFRLILEPFSLENGLMTQTLKIRRHVVAERYRDIIDGMYTR; from the coding sequence ATGACAAATATCCCCTCAGCACCTGCTTATTTATCTAAGATTACGAAGCGAGAAAGCCAAGAATTACAGCGCTTGGTCGATTATACCAATGTGGTTTTACTGCCAGAAATTTGGCCATTGGCAGCAACACGATTTGGTGATCTTGTTGCCCTGCACAATCCCAATAGTAATCCAGAAGTAAAAATTACCTATACCCAACTAGCAGATAACATTCAACAATTTGCATCTGGGTTACAAGCGTTAGGAGTAAAAGCAGGCGATCGCATTTCTTTAATTGCCGATAACAGTCCCCGATGGTTTATCGCCGATCAAGGCATGATGACGGCTGGTGCAGTCAATGCGGTGCGTAGTTCTCAAGCCGAACGAGAAGAACTACTATTTATTGTCGCTAATAGTGGCAGCACAACCTTAGTAGTCCAAGATTTAAATACACTCGATAAACTCGGCGATCGCCTCAATGATCTACCCATTCAACTGATCATCTTAATCTCAGATGAAACGCCACCAGCAGAAGCCAGCCCCAAGGTGCTAAACTTTTCGCAGTTGCTAGAAATTGGTGCAAATCATACCCTGAAGCCGATTCAGCAAACAGGCGATACCCTAGCCACTCTGATTTATACATCCGGCACTACAGGCAAACCCAAGGGTGTGATGCTCTCCCATAACAATATCTTGCACCAAGTCAAAACCCTGGGTACAGTAGTGCAACCACAGCCAGGAGACATCCTTCTGAGTATTTTGCCCTCGTGGCACAGTTATGAACGCAGTGGTGAGTATTTCTTTCTTTCTCAAGGTGGTACGCAAATTTATACTAACTTGCGTTCTGTCAAACAAGATTTGAAAAAATTTAAACCTCGTTACATGATCGCCGTCCCGCGTCTGTGGGAATCCATTCATGAAGGAGTGCAAAAGCAGTTTCGCGAACAACCAGCCAAGAAGCAACGCCTGATTAACTTTTTGCTGGGAATGAGTGAAACTCATATCAAAAAACAACGCATTGCCCAAGGATTGAGTTTAAATCATCTTCATGCCTCAAGCTTGGAGAAATTCACCGCTAAAATAGTAGCATTGTCCTTATTGCCCTTTCATGCCCTGGGAGAACGCCTAGTTTATGCTAAAGTCCGCGAAGCAGTAGGCGGACGCATGAAGCACGTAATTACTGGTGGTGGGGCGCTACCGAAGCACATAGATGACTTTTTTGAAATTATCGGTGTCGATATTTTGCAGGGTTATGGCTTAACAGAAACCTCTCCTGTAACTAACGCCCGTCGTCCTTGGCATAATGTGCGGGGTTCATCCGGACAGCCAATCCCCGGCACAGAAGTAAAAATTGTAGATCCTGAAACCAAAGTGCCTTTACCCGTCGGTCAACGAGGTTTGGTGCTATTGAAAGGCCCGCAAGTTATGCAAGGCTATTACCAAAACCCGGAAGCAACGGCTAAGGTAATTGATGCCCAGGGATGGTTTAATAGCGGCGACTTGGGTTGGGTGACACCAGAAAACGACTTGGTGCTAACTGGTAGGGCAAAAGATACAATTGTCTTGACCAATGGCGAAAATATCGAACCGCAACCTATTGAAGATGCTTGTTTGCGATCGCCTTACGTTGATCAACTGATGCTAGTGGGACAAGATCAGCGCAGCATCGGGGCTTTGATTGTCCCCAACACCGAAGCCCTAGCAAAATGGGCAGAAAGTCAAAATCTACAACTGCGTCTATCAGAAGAAAACTCTTCAGAACTCAGCAAATCTATTGATCTGGAGAGTAAAATGATCCAGGACTTGTTTCGACAAGAATTGAATCGGGAAGTGCAGAACCGTCCAGGATATCGCGCGGATGACCGTATTGGTCCGTTCAGGCTGATTCTCGAACCCTTTTCTTTGGAAAACGGCTTGATGACCCAAACCCTGAAAATTCGGCGGCACGTAGTCGCGGAACGCTATCGCGATATTATTGACGGAATGTATACCCGATAA
- a CDS encoding YlqD family protein produces MDVSNPNLLLKRVVNVKVIVTPLWKEEVQQQLQAQINQSDQQLQQLDLEGQRAIAAIQKQSLQPPGPQTLQQIDGIQGQVNQKKTELLEQKNQLLQNLQQVQFLELDQEVNQFQMEGFFRVEKGDNLISKMQVEILLRDGVVEDIRGDI; encoded by the coding sequence ATGGATGTCTCCAACCCTAACTTGCTGCTGAAGCGCGTTGTTAATGTCAAAGTCATAGTTACTCCCCTCTGGAAAGAGGAAGTACAACAGCAATTGCAAGCGCAAATCAATCAAAGTGATCAGCAACTCCAACAGCTCGATTTGGAAGGACAAAGAGCAATTGCGGCCATTCAAAAGCAGAGTCTACAACCACCCGGACCCCAAACCCTCCAACAAATTGACGGTATCCAAGGCCAAGTTAATCAAAAGAAAACTGAACTGCTAGAGCAAAAAAATCAACTGCTGCAAAACCTCCAGCAAGTACAGTTTCTAGAATTGGATCAAGAAGTCAATCAATTCCAAATGGAAGGCTTTTTCCGCGTTGAAAAAGGTGATAACTTGATTAGTAAAATGCAGGTGGAAATCCTTCTGCGTGATGGTGTGGTCGAAGATATTCGCGGCGACATTTAA
- a CDS encoding dihydrolipoamide acetyltransferase family protein, translating to MSIHEVFMPALSSTMTEGKIVSWVKSPGDKVEKGETVVVVESDKADMDVETFYEGYLAHIIVQAGDTAPVGSAIAYVAETEAEIATAKTLANSGSAADTSTATPEPVAASASVGIPALATQNGSNHREGRLVVSPRARKLAKELKVDLTTLKGSGPYGRIVAEDVESSVNKGQPPAAVKPTPAPTYTPVAPPVTTPAPTPVVPGQTVALTTFQQAVVRNMVASLSVPVFRVGYTITTDGLDQLYKQIKSKGVTMTALLAKAVAVTLQKHPLLNASYSEQGIVYHSGINVAIAVAMDDGGLITPVLQNADMVDIYSLSRTWKNLVERAKSKQLQPEEYNSGTFTLSNLGMFGVDTFDAILPPGQGSILAIGASSPQVVATGEGLFGVRQQMQVNITCDHRIIYGADAAAFLKDLTKLIETNPQSLTM from the coding sequence ATGAGCATTCACGAAGTATTTATGCCGGCGCTAAGTTCCACCATGACGGAAGGAAAAATCGTTTCCTGGGTGAAATCGCCGGGCGATAAAGTGGAAAAAGGCGAAACCGTGGTGGTGGTCGAGTCAGATAAGGCAGATATGGATGTGGAAACCTTCTATGAAGGATATCTAGCCCACATCATAGTACAAGCCGGCGACACCGCACCTGTAGGATCTGCGATCGCCTACGTAGCAGAAACAGAAGCCGAAATCGCCACCGCTAAGACTTTGGCCAACTCCGGGTCAGCTGCGGATACTTCAACCGCCACCCCCGAACCAGTTGCAGCCTCAGCCTCAGTGGGAATACCTGCCTTGGCTACTCAAAATGGGTCTAACCACCGCGAAGGAAGACTCGTAGTTTCACCCCGCGCCCGCAAATTAGCCAAAGAACTAAAAGTTGATTTGACTACTCTCAAAGGTAGCGGTCCCTATGGTCGCATCGTCGCCGAAGATGTGGAATCATCTGTAAATAAAGGCCAGCCACCCGCAGCCGTCAAACCAACACCAGCCCCAACCTACACTCCAGTTGCACCCCCAGTAACCACACCCGCACCTACACCAGTTGTTCCTGGTCAAACAGTGGCACTAACTACCTTCCAACAAGCCGTAGTTAGAAACATGGTAGCCAGCCTATCTGTGCCAGTTTTCCGAGTAGGTTACACAATTACCACCGATGGACTAGATCAGCTTTACAAACAAATTAAATCCAAAGGCGTAACTATGACAGCGCTATTGGCAAAAGCCGTAGCGGTGACATTACAAAAACATCCATTATTAAATGCCAGCTATTCAGAACAGGGAATTGTTTATCATTCTGGCATCAACGTTGCCATAGCCGTAGCAATGGATGATGGCGGATTAATTACACCAGTGCTGCAAAATGCAGACATGGTAGATATTTATTCTCTCTCCCGGACGTGGAAAAACTTAGTAGAACGTGCTAAATCCAAACAACTACAACCCGAAGAATACAACAGTGGTACATTTACCCTGTCAAACTTAGGAATGTTTGGCGTAGACACATTTGATGCCATTTTACCCCCCGGACAAGGTTCAATTTTAGCCATTGGTGCATCCAGTCCCCAAGTAGTAGCCACAGGCGAAGGTTTATTTGGCGTGCGGCAACAAATGCAAGTCAACATTACCTGTGACCACCGGATTATTTACGGTGCAGACGCTGCGGCCTTCCTCAAAGACCTCACAAAATTGATTGAAACCAACCCTCAATCCCTAACCATGTAA
- a CDS encoding class I SAM-dependent methyltransferase — MATRQDTIWEKFLSPVVRAFIDEEALQRYSNSINWEQESDRLRQSDVIMPLYYSQQNFHGIEGGYLNSSAAVTYDPITQYVLPPNETVVRQALIDAIQVKPRRILDLGCGTGSTSLMLKQAFPQAQVIGLDLSPYMLVRAEDKARNAGLDIHWQHGNAETTNFPEASFDLVTASLLFHETPSVVCQTILRESFRLLVTGGQVLILDGNQNTLRQLHWLNDVFEEPYIREYAADSLDARMGAAGFEAVRTQDVWWINQMTSGIKPISVTDTNMQNHARQHTPTPTETTIDNNDLEDFGSPVFGITA, encoded by the coding sequence ATGGCTACTCGTCAAGATACGATTTGGGAAAAGTTTCTCTCCCCTGTAGTGCGGGCGTTTATTGATGAAGAGGCTTTGCAGCGTTACTCTAATAGTATTAACTGGGAGCAAGAAAGCGATCGCTTGCGACAATCTGATGTGATCATGCCCCTATACTACAGCCAGCAAAATTTTCATGGCATTGAAGGCGGATATCTTAATTCTAGTGCAGCAGTTACATACGACCCCATTACTCAATATGTCTTACCACCCAACGAAACTGTAGTACGTCAAGCTTTAATTGATGCCATCCAAGTCAAACCACGACGCATACTTGATTTAGGCTGTGGTACAGGTTCCACAAGCTTAATGTTAAAACAGGCATTTCCCCAAGCCCAAGTCATCGGTTTAGATTTATCTCCTTATATGCTGGTGAGGGCAGAAGATAAAGCCAGAAATGCAGGTTTAGATATACACTGGCAACATGGTAACGCGGAAACCACCAATTTCCCAGAGGCTAGTTTTGACTTAGTAACAGCATCTTTGTTATTTCATGAAACACCCAGTGTAGTATGCCAGACAATTCTGCGGGAAAGCTTCCGGTTATTGGTGACTGGTGGGCAAGTTTTAATTCTCGATGGGAATCAGAATACCTTACGTCAGTTGCATTGGCTGAATGATGTTTTTGAAGAGCCATATATTCGTGAGTATGCGGCTGACAGTTTAGACGCACGTATGGGCGCTGCTGGGTTTGAAGCGGTGCGAACTCAGGATGTGTGGTGGATAAATCAGATGACAAGCGGGATTAAACCGATTTCCGTTACAGATACAAATATGCAAAATCATGCCCGTCAGCACACACCGACACCAACAGAGACCACAATAGATAATAATGATTTGGAGGACTTTGGATCTCCAGTGTTTGGCATAACGGCATGA
- a CDS encoding HAD family phosphatase: MSLKAVLFDFNGVIINDEQIHLQLIDEILIEENLQPQKVSERQASLGHSDRACLQELLKNRGRVDNQEYLTKLLHRKAQAYVQELEKIAKLPLYPGVEDLIYQVRSRNIAPDDPRGLKLGLVSGAIRQEITLVLERAKLAEYFPVIVAGDDITTSKPQPEGYLLAVERLNQEYPDLNLQPQECLAIEDTPAGIEAAKQAQMQVVGVANTYPFHMLQRCCNWTVDYLIDLELERVQEVFLQKNLKITAPEC, encoded by the coding sequence ATGAGTTTAAAGGCAGTTTTATTTGATTTTAATGGTGTAATCATTAACGATGAGCAAATCCACCTACAACTGATAGACGAGATTCTCATAGAGGAAAATCTGCAACCTCAAAAGGTGAGTGAGCGTCAAGCTTCTTTAGGACATAGCGATCGCGCTTGTTTGCAAGAGTTGCTGAAAAATCGTGGTAGGGTTGATAATCAAGAGTATTTAACTAAACTACTGCACCGCAAAGCGCAAGCTTATGTGCAGGAACTAGAAAAAATCGCCAAACTGCCATTGTATCCAGGTGTAGAAGACTTAATATATCAGGTGCGATCGCGAAATATTGCCCCAGATGATCCGCGTGGACTAAAACTAGGCTTAGTTAGTGGTGCAATTCGCCAAGAAATCACACTGGTACTGGAACGCGCCAAGCTGGCTGAATATTTTCCAGTGATTGTAGCGGGTGATGACATTACCACCAGTAAGCCTCAACCGGAAGGTTATCTTCTGGCTGTAGAACGTCTGAACCAAGAATATCCTGATTTAAATCTACAACCACAAGAATGTCTGGCAATTGAAGATACTCCAGCGGGTATTGAAGCAGCGAAACAAGCGCAAATGCAGGTAGTTGGTGTAGCCAATACCTACCCATTTCATATGCTTCAACGCTGCTGTAACTGGACTGTGGATTATTTGATTGATTTAGAGTTAGAACGGGTACAGGAAGTTTTTTTACAAAAAAATCTCAAAATTACTGCGCCTGAGTGTTAA
- a CDS encoding type II toxin-antitoxin system PemK/MazF family toxin — MSDSDQEFANTGLKVSSKVIVSRIVTIDRNLITRRIGNLGIKQLEELNTRLIQIFQL, encoded by the coding sequence ATTAGTGATTCAGATCAGGAGTTTGCTAACACAGGTTTAAAAGTGAGTTCTAAGGTGATTGTATCCCGCATTGTCACCATAGATCGCAATTTGATTACCCGACGTATTGGTAATTTAGGAATCAAGCAATTAGAAGAGTTAAACACGCGGTTAATTCAAATTTTCCAGCTATGA
- a CDS encoding thioesterase family protein — translation MQKICFELEVYSFHIDFISHVNNIVYIQWMEIGRTKLLEAVGMPTHKILQQGFAPVLVQTNITYKSPLYLGERVQVEMWLSELKNVSAIMQFCFYKEQKILAAEGWQKGLFVDTQTMRPRRLSPEERSSFLPYLHSKVDAQPANLLVDAL, via the coding sequence ATGCAAAAAATATGCTTTGAGTTAGAAGTTTATTCTTTCCACATTGATTTTATTAGCCATGTCAACAACATTGTTTATATTCAGTGGATGGAAATTGGACGGACAAAACTGCTAGAAGCTGTGGGAATGCCGACACATAAAATCTTACAGCAAGGGTTTGCTCCGGTTTTGGTTCAAACTAACATCACCTACAAATCGCCGCTATATTTAGGCGAACGTGTTCAGGTAGAAATGTGGCTTTCTGAACTAAAAAATGTCTCTGCTATTATGCAGTTTTGCTTCTATAAAGAACAGAAAATCTTGGCAGCAGAAGGTTGGCAAAAAGGCTTATTTGTAGATACGCAAACGATGCGCCCAAGACGGTTAAGCCCAGAGGAACGGTCTTCGTTCTTGCCTTACCTGCATTCAAAAGTAGATGCTCAACCCGCTAATTTATTGGTTGATGCACTGTAA